A genomic window from Sulfurospirillum multivorans DSM 12446 includes:
- the trpA gene encoding tryptophan synthase subunit alpha, whose translation MKQLVAYITAGFPDKIFSLDLVSALKEAGVDKLELGIPFSDPVADGPIIEVANLHALQNGFKMETLFEISSIVAPTIETYWMGYFNPFYHKGMETFAQKATEFGVKGFIIPDLPHEEATPYIPLMNQYNISLISFVAPTHSKERIATVVKDAKGFIYLVAYAGITGAHASEDLSKTIQTIKEQSNTPLFVGFGVNEKTAKERVRGVDGVIVGSAFVEVLLNESLSGSEKIASIAQKARIIKEKINA comes from the coding sequence GTGAAGCAATTAGTTGCCTACATTACGGCGGGTTTTCCCGATAAAATTTTTTCATTAGATTTAGTTTCTGCCTTAAAAGAAGCAGGTGTCGATAAGTTAGAGTTAGGCATTCCTTTCTCCGATCCTGTTGCGGATGGTCCTATTATTGAGGTGGCAAATTTACATGCACTGCAAAATGGGTTTAAAATGGAGACGCTTTTTGAAATCTCTTCCATCGTTGCGCCTACAATTGAGACCTACTGGATGGGCTATTTTAATCCTTTTTACCATAAAGGCATGGAGACATTTGCCCAAAAAGCAACCGAGTTTGGCGTTAAAGGGTTTATTATTCCCGATCTTCCGCATGAAGAAGCCACTCCTTACATTCCGTTGATGAATCAGTATAACATCTCATTGATTAGTTTTGTAGCGCCAACGCACAGTAAAGAGCGCATCGCCACTGTTGTGAAAGATGCTAAAGGGTTTATCTATTTGGTCGCGTATGCTGGCATCACAGGAGCGCACGCGAGTGAAGACTTGAGCAAAACGATCCAAACCATTAAAGAACAGAGCAACACCCCTTTGTTTGTAGGATTTGGTGTCAATGAAAAGACCGCAAAAGAGCGTGTACGCGGTGTGGATGGCGTTATCGTAGGCAGTGCTTTTGTGGAAGTGCTTTTAAATGAAAGTCTCAGTGGAAGTGAAAAGATTGCGAGTATTGCTCAAAAAGCACGAATCATTAAAGAGAAAATTAACGCGTAA
- a CDS encoding Tgt2/MlaC family protein: MNFFARIFLALLFTCNISFAIPEADIPSFMQSNIDLATTILRDKKMPKPQKTEKLFTIFDSIFDYTLMSQLSLGGKQWASLSPSKQMEFSKLFEMKLKTSYMEKLDLYTDEKIVIKNLEKIKDTRIHLTTHLMKNSEVYEIIYKFYKDKNGSWMIYDVDILGVSIIQTYRTQFADILTKDSFDSLLEKLKQPDEPTQK, from the coding sequence ATGAACTTTTTTGCACGTATCTTTTTAGCATTACTTTTTACATGTAACATCTCTTTTGCGATTCCAGAAGCGGATATTCCTTCGTTTATGCAAAGCAATATAGACCTTGCAACCACCATTTTACGCGATAAAAAAATGCCAAAGCCTCAAAAAACCGAAAAACTTTTCACCATTTTTGATTCTATTTTTGATTATACGTTAATGTCACAACTTTCTCTGGGTGGAAAACAGTGGGCATCGCTTTCACCTTCCAAACAGATGGAATTTAGCAAGCTTTTTGAGATGAAACTCAAAACATCGTACATGGAAAAACTTGATCTTTACACCGATGAGAAGATTGTTATTAAGAATTTGGAAAAGATCAAAGATACGCGGATTCATTTAACGACGCATCTGATGAAAAACAGCGAAGTGTATGAGATTATCTATAAATTTTATAAAGATAAAAATGGCAGCTGGATGATTTACGATGTTGATATTTTAGGGGTGAGCATTATTCAAACCTACCGTACGCAGTTCGCCGATATTTTAACCAAAGATTCGTTTGATTCCCTGCTTGAAAAACTCAAACAGCCTGATGAGCCAACACAAAAGTAG
- a CDS encoding MlaA family lipoprotein: MRFILACFISLSFLSASDYIGTTTHNNDDFEAEFNTKNSENLFDPLSGYNEMMTSVNDKFYEYLLRPTAQGYAYVVPEMARHGVSNFFENIFYPIRLVNNLLQLKFYNSLEETERFVLNSTMGILGFRDVAGEELGIKAHDEDLGQTLGHYGVGNGFHVVLPLFGPSNVRDIAGLAGDMWLNPITYMKGRHDANLLDNSDQAMAATAFYTINKTSLHVKEYDNFKKDAIELYPFLRDVYESRRTKLISE; this comes from the coding sequence TTGCGTTTTATTTTAGCCTGCTTCATAAGCCTTTCCTTCTTGTCCGCAAGTGACTATATTGGCACGACGACACATAACAATGACGACTTTGAGGCTGAATTTAATACTAAAAATAGCGAAAATCTTTTCGATCCACTCAGTGGCTACAATGAAATGATGACAAGCGTCAATGACAAATTTTACGAATACCTTCTAAGACCAACCGCACAAGGCTACGCGTATGTCGTTCCTGAAATGGCGCGTCATGGTGTTTCAAACTTTTTTGAGAATATTTTTTATCCTATTCGTCTCGTGAACAACCTTTTGCAACTCAAATTTTACAACAGTTTGGAAGAGACAGAACGGTTTGTACTCAACTCCACCATGGGAATTTTAGGCTTTCGTGATGTGGCGGGCGAAGAGCTTGGCATCAAAGCGCACGATGAAGACTTGGGTCAGACACTGGGACATTACGGTGTTGGCAATGGCTTCCACGTTGTCCTTCCGCTCTTTGGACCATCCAATGTTCGCGATATTGCAGGACTTGCTGGCGATATGTGGCTTAACCCAATCACCTACATGAAAGGACGCCACGATGCCAATCTGCTCGATAATTCAGATCAAGCAATGGCGGCTACTGCCTTTTACACGATCAATAAAACTTCTTTACATGTAAAAGAGTATGACAACTTTAAAAAAGATGCGATTGAGCTCTATCCTTTCTTGCGTGATGTCTATGAATCACGCAGAACTAAACTGATTAGTGAGTAA
- the rpsB gene encoding 30S ribosomal protein S2 yields the protein MVTMKDLLECGVHFGHQTRRWNPKMKKFIFGERKNIYIVDLQKTLRYFRYTYNVVKDAAAEGKTMLFVGTKKQASQAVKEYAEKCGMPYVNHRWLGGMLTNYQTIRQSIRKLDIIEKMEEDGQIDLLTKKEALMLRRKKEKLLDYLGGIRNMKNLPDMIFVIDTVKEKIAVQEARRLGITVVAPLDTNCDPDVVDLPIPGNDDAIRSIQLFCKEMCEAMTEGYEIRSKDAPAEEVADINEDEKKELIAEVVSEAEFAVEEGE from the coding sequence ATGGTAACCATGAAAGACCTATTAGAATGTGGTGTACACTTCGGACACCAAACACGACGTTGGAATCCAAAGATGAAAAAATTCATCTTCGGCGAGAGAAAAAACATCTATATCGTAGATTTACAAAAAACACTACGTTATTTTAGATACACGTACAATGTTGTTAAAGATGCAGCAGCAGAAGGCAAAACAATGCTTTTTGTTGGTACCAAAAAACAAGCAAGCCAAGCCGTTAAAGAGTACGCAGAAAAATGCGGTATGCCATACGTTAACCACAGATGGTTAGGCGGAATGCTTACTAACTACCAAACAATCAGACAATCAATCCGTAAACTTGACATCATCGAGAAGATGGAAGAAGATGGACAAATCGACCTTCTCACTAAAAAAGAAGCGTTGATGCTTAGAAGAAAAAAAGAGAAACTTCTTGATTACCTTGGTGGTATCAGAAACATGAAAAACTTACCTGATATGATCTTTGTTATCGACACCGTAAAAGAAAAAATCGCGGTTCAAGAAGCAAGAAGACTTGGAATTACCGTTGTTGCTCCTCTTGATACCAACTGTGATCCAGACGTTGTTGATCTTCCAATTCCTGGAAATGATGATGCGATCCGTTCAATTCAACTTTTCTGTAAAGAGATGTGTGAAGCGATGACTGAGGGTTATGAAATCCGTTCAAAAGATGCTCCAGCTGAAGAAGTAGCAGACATTAATGAAGACGAGAAAAAAGAGTTGATCGCGGAAGTGGTCAGCGAAGCAGAGTTTGCAGTAGAGGAAGGCGAATAA
- the tsf gene encoding translation elongation factor Ts produces MAEITAALVKELRESTGAGMMDCKKALVDTDGDFEAAKDLLREKGLGKAAKKADRLASEGLVNVFVDPSLKIATVSEINAETDFVAKNEGFINLTKDTTAHIQTTNVETTEELMKTTINGTVFEEYFATKVATIGENLVVRRFTTLKAGANGVVNGYVHSNGRVGVLIAANCDSEKTAAAAGEFIRNLCMHAAAMKPSFLSYTELDAEFVEKETVGIKADIEKENEELKRLQKPLKRMPLFVSRVQLTDAVLADAKAEMQAELKAQGKPEQIWDKIIPGQIDRFIADNTQLDQQYTLLSQFYVMDDKKTIAQVVEEKAKELGGKIELVGYVRFELGEGLEKKACDFASEVAEQLK; encoded by the coding sequence ATGGCTGAGATTACTGCTGCTTTAGTTAAAGAACTTCGTGAGTCCACTGGGGCTGGTATGATGGACTGCAAAAAAGCACTAGTCGATACCGATGGTGATTTTGAAGCAGCCAAAGATCTTTTAAGAGAAAAAGGTCTTGGTAAAGCGGCTAAAAAAGCTGACAGACTTGCTAGCGAAGGTTTGGTCAACGTTTTCGTTGATCCGAGTCTTAAAATAGCAACGGTCAGTGAAATCAATGCTGAAACTGACTTCGTTGCAAAAAATGAAGGCTTTATCAATTTAACCAAAGACACCACAGCACATATTCAAACGACCAATGTTGAAACAACAGAAGAGTTGATGAAAACAACGATTAATGGGACTGTGTTTGAAGAGTATTTTGCAACGAAAGTTGCAACGATTGGTGAGAACTTGGTCGTTAGACGTTTTACAACGCTTAAAGCGGGCGCAAATGGCGTTGTTAATGGGTATGTTCACTCAAACGGTCGTGTAGGTGTTTTAATTGCGGCAAATTGTGATAGCGAAAAAACAGCAGCAGCAGCGGGTGAGTTTATCCGTAACCTGTGTATGCACGCAGCGGCAATGAAACCAAGTTTTTTAAGCTATACAGAGCTTGATGCCGAGTTTGTTGAGAAAGAGACCGTTGGTATTAAAGCGGATATTGAAAAAGAGAATGAGGAGTTGAAAAGACTTCAAAAACCTCTTAAACGTATGCCTCTTTTTGTTTCTCGTGTGCAGTTAACCGATGCTGTTTTAGCAGATGCTAAAGCTGAGATGCAAGCGGAACTTAAAGCACAGGGTAAACCTGAGCAAATCTGGGATAAAATTATTCCTGGACAAATTGATCGCTTTATCGCTGATAATACACAGCTTGACCAACAATACACACTTTTAAGTCAATTCTATGTTATGGATGATAAAAAAACCATTGCACAAGTTGTTGAAGAAAAAGCTAAAGAGCTTGGTGGTAAAATTGAGCTTGTAGGCTACGTTCGTTTTGAACTTGGCGAAGGCTTAGAGAAAAAAGCATGTGACTTCGCGAGCGAAGTTGCTGAGCAACTCAAATAA
- a CDS encoding ABC transporter ATP-binding protein, with product MSLLHAQNISHAFDYLLFENVNFTLSPKESMAILGVSGSGKSTLLHICSTLLQPNHGEVILCDHTIYSDSDDARLKLRRYDVGIIFQSHYLFKGFFANENVELASFISDQELDPSILERLGIADFMHYRVGDLSGGQQQRVSIARVLAKKPKIIFADEPTGNLDDKTAQEVMNVLFEYIEKENAALLLVTHNHQLAKQCTYTRHLHVDGLKEEA from the coding sequence ATGTCTTTACTACATGCACAAAATATCTCTCATGCTTTTGATTATCTTCTATTTGAAAATGTTAATTTTACGCTTTCCCCCAAAGAGTCGATGGCAATTTTAGGTGTCAGTGGTAGTGGAAAATCAACCTTACTTCATATCTGTTCGACACTCCTTCAACCTAATCATGGCGAAGTGATTTTGTGTGATCATACTATTTACAGTGATAGTGATGATGCAAGGTTAAAACTAAGACGTTACGATGTAGGGATTATTTTTCAATCTCACTACCTTTTTAAAGGCTTTTTTGCCAATGAAAATGTGGAACTTGCCTCTTTTATCAGTGATCAAGAACTTGATCCTAGCATTTTAGAGCGTTTGGGCATCGCTGATTTTATGCACTACCGTGTGGGAGATCTCTCAGGTGGTCAACAACAACGTGTCTCTATAGCGCGCGTACTGGCTAAAAAACCCAAAATTATCTTTGCCGATGAGCCCACAGGAAACTTGGATGACAAAACCGCTCAAGAGGTCATGAACGTTTTGTTTGAGTACATTGAAAAAGAAAATGCGGCTCTTCTTTTGGTCACCCATAATCATCAATTAGCCAAACAGTGCACCTATACCAGACATCTCCATGTGGATGGACTCAAAGAGGAAGCATAA
- the fliR gene encoding flagellar biosynthetic protein FliR translates to MDSKRKHNVESLVKLFGEGQVILFFLLFARLSGLFAFFPFYSHANIPLSIKSSITFFMVIFLFPLLPPALHVNATLLNLSLAIVGELLIGFVAGLFLTITISILQMAGMQISFVMGFTMASVVDPQTSTSIPLLSQMLSLIGLMVILAFNGHHQMLLFIADSLTLLPLGSFYPQTNILTYLLKAMTGMFVYGFILSFPVVGFSLLLDVVFGMLMKTMPQFNLLVIGFPIKIMVSLVVLVAILASMMLIFKKEFIEALNHLTILFVR, encoded by the coding sequence ATGGACTCAAAGAGGAAGCATAACGTGGAATCACTTGTAAAACTTTTTGGTGAAGGGCAAGTTATTCTCTTTTTTCTTCTTTTCGCTCGTTTAAGTGGTCTTTTTGCGTTTTTCCCTTTTTACTCTCATGCCAATATTCCACTCAGCATTAAATCATCCATCACGTTTTTTATGGTCATTTTTTTATTTCCACTTCTCCCTCCAGCTTTACATGTAAACGCAACACTGCTCAATCTTTCGCTGGCGATTGTCGGCGAACTGTTGATTGGTTTTGTGGCAGGGCTTTTTTTAACCATAACGATTTCTATTTTGCAAATGGCGGGAATGCAGATTTCGTTTGTGATGGGTTTTACGATGGCAAGTGTTGTGGACCCTCAAACGAGTACTTCGATTCCTCTTCTATCCCAAATGCTCTCTTTAATCGGGCTGATGGTCATTTTAGCCTTTAATGGGCATCACCAAATGCTTCTTTTTATCGCCGATTCCCTAACGCTTTTACCGTTAGGAAGTTTTTATCCACAAACCAATATTCTCACCTATCTTCTTAAAGCAATGACAGGAATGTTTGTGTACGGGTTTATCCTCTCTTTTCCTGTCGTAGGCTTTTCCCTTCTGTTGGATGTTGTTTTTGGAATGCTGATGAAAACCATGCCTCAATTTAACCTTTTGGTTATCGGATTTCCTATTAAAATTATGGTTTCATTGGTGGTACTTGTTGCAATACTCGCTTCGATGATGCTGATCTTTAAGAAAGAATTTATCGAAGCGCTCAACCATTTGACCATTCTTTTTGTGCGTTAA
- the gmk gene encoding guanylate kinase: protein MKGNLLVISGPSGSGKSSLMKEVLQEIPDAYFSISSTTRSIREGEKEGVNYHFISKAEFEKDMDEGFFLEWAKVHDNYYGTSLKPILKELHEGKLVICDIDVQGHKIAREKFGSIITSVFITTPDQKSLKERLINRGTDSAEVIEKRLDNAVSEMTRIREYDYLLINDDFKTTLHALFAIAHASRKKMALMDLGEFMSAWANID, encoded by the coding sequence GTGAAGGGTAACCTTTTAGTGATTTCAGGACCGAGTGGCTCGGGAAAAAGTTCTTTAATGAAAGAGGTGCTTCAAGAGATCCCCGATGCGTACTTTTCAATTTCAAGCACAACACGCTCCATTCGTGAAGGGGAAAAAGAGGGTGTTAATTACCACTTTATCTCCAAAGCAGAGTTTGAAAAAGATATGGATGAAGGGTTCTTCTTAGAGTGGGCGAAAGTGCATGATAACTACTATGGTACATCACTCAAGCCTATTTTAAAAGAGCTTCATGAAGGTAAATTGGTCATCTGTGATATTGATGTACAAGGGCATAAAATTGCACGGGAAAAATTTGGAAGTATCATCACCTCTGTTTTCATCACAACACCTGATCAAAAGTCGCTCAAAGAGCGTCTGATCAACCGAGGAACCGATAGTGCTGAAGTGATTGAAAAGCGTTTAGATAATGCAGTTTCTGAGATGACACGCATCAGAGAATACGATTATCTTTTAATTAATGACGATTTTAAAACCACACTGCACGCACTGTTTGCCATTGCGCATGCTTCGCGAAAAAAAATGGCGTTGATGGATTTGGGTGAATTTATGAGTGCGTGGGCAAACATCGATTAG
- the tatA gene encoding twin-arginine translocase TatA/TatE family subunit, producing MGSFSISHWLVILAVVVLLFGAKKIPELAKGVGQGIKDFKKAIKEDEQAKTTVDQVETKPESGATPTATTSTPADEKKSV from the coding sequence ATGGGTTCATTTAGTATTTCACATTGGTTAGTCATTTTAGCAGTGGTTGTTTTGCTTTTTGGTGCAAAAAAAATACCAGAACTTGCTAAAGGTGTAGGTCAAGGTATTAAAGATTTTAAAAAAGCTATCAAAGAAGATGAACAAGCAAAAACAACAGTCGATCAAGTAGAGACAAAACCAGAATCTGGTGCTACACCAACGGCTACGACATCAACACCCGCAGACGAAAAAAAGTCTGTATAA
- the argS gene encoding arginine--tRNA ligase yields MKKSVIRAIKEKLQREFVLEKPTNLSFGHYATPIAFSLAKELKKSPIAIAEEIATQFDLGEIFQEVTPIKGYINFKLSESFLNQYATWAIQNEALFGKDDQTETILLEYVSANPTGPLHIGHARGAVFGDALARIGKHLGYKITTEYYVNDAGNQVDLLGLSLYLSGREHILGLHVNWPEEFYRGEYIIDLAHVAKTELGDAIFEDEANIKTLSVWGKDKMLELIKSNLADVGIEFEQFVSEKSLYDKWDESFVKLQKHDKTYEEGGKTWIRSTELGDEKDRVVVREDGRPTYLAGDIIYHDNKFQRGYDRYINIWGADHHGYIARVKAAINFLGYDEQKLEVLLAQMVSLLKGGEPYKMSKRAGNFILMSDVVSEVGSDALRFVFLSKKSDTHLEFDVDVFKQEDSNNPIFYINYAHARINQIFAKAEKSLSDVQEVTLENLNEEAHNLLFSALLLPEVLEDAFNSRQVQKLTEYLKNLAASLHKFYNENRVVGSEDEEKFLKLFAVVALSLRVGLKLIGINAKDKM; encoded by the coding sequence TTGAAAAAATCGGTTATTCGTGCTATTAAAGAAAAATTACAAAGAGAGTTTGTTTTAGAGAAACCTACCAATCTCTCTTTTGGTCATTATGCAACCCCCATCGCTTTTTCACTTGCGAAAGAGCTCAAAAAATCCCCTATTGCCATCGCAGAAGAGATTGCTACGCAGTTTGATCTTGGTGAGATTTTTCAAGAAGTTACGCCTATTAAAGGGTACATTAACTTCAAACTCAGCGAAAGCTTTTTGAATCAGTATGCCACATGGGCGATTCAAAATGAAGCGCTTTTTGGAAAAGACGATCAAACTGAGACGATCCTGCTTGAGTATGTCAGTGCCAATCCAACCGGCCCTTTGCATATTGGTCATGCCAGAGGTGCCGTTTTTGGTGATGCGTTAGCTCGCATTGGAAAACATTTAGGGTATAAAATTACCACAGAGTATTATGTCAATGATGCGGGTAATCAAGTAGACCTTTTAGGACTTTCCCTTTATCTCTCAGGACGTGAGCACATTTTAGGCTTACATGTAAACTGGCCAGAAGAGTTTTACAGAGGTGAATACATCATCGATCTCGCGCATGTTGCCAAGACAGAACTGGGCGATGCTATTTTTGAAGATGAAGCCAATATCAAAACGCTCTCCGTCTGGGGAAAAGATAAGATGTTAGAGCTTATCAAGTCCAATCTTGCCGATGTCGGCATTGAATTTGAGCAATTCGTCAGCGAAAAATCCCTTTACGATAAATGGGATGAGAGCTTTGTCAAACTTCAGAAGCATGATAAAACCTACGAAGAGGGTGGTAAAACCTGGATTCGCTCTACCGAACTTGGCGATGAAAAAGATCGTGTGGTGGTGAGAGAAGACGGCAGACCCACCTATCTTGCAGGCGATATTATCTACCACGATAACAAATTTCAACGAGGGTATGATCGGTATATCAACATCTGGGGTGCAGATCATCATGGGTATATTGCACGGGTCAAAGCGGCGATTAACTTCTTAGGGTACGATGAGCAAAAACTTGAGGTTTTGCTGGCTCAAATGGTTTCTCTGCTCAAAGGTGGCGAACCGTATAAAATGAGCAAACGCGCGGGCAATTTCATCTTAATGAGTGATGTGGTCAGCGAAGTAGGCAGCGATGCACTGCGTTTTGTTTTTTTAAGCAAAAAGTCTGATACCCACTTAGAGTTTGATGTCGATGTTTTTAAACAAGAAGACAGCAATAACCCCATTTTTTACATCAACTACGCCCATGCGCGCATCAATCAAATTTTTGCAAAAGCAGAAAAAAGTCTGAGCGATGTCCAAGAGGTTACGTTGGAAAATCTGAACGAAGAGGCACACAATCTTCTCTTTAGCGCACTTTTATTGCCAGAAGTGCTTGAAGATGCTTTTAACTCGCGTCAAGTGCAAAAGTTGACAGAATATCTCAAAAATTTAGCGGCAAGCTTGCATAAATTCTACAATGAAAACCGTGTTGTCGGCAGTGAGGATGAAGAAAAATTTCTCAAACTCTTCGCCGTTGTAGCCCTTTCACTCCGCGTAGGACTTAAACTGATAGGCATTAACGCAAAAGACAAAATGTAG
- a CDS encoding DNA/RNA non-specific endonuclease, with protein sequence MRVKRSFVISALTFCLKYPKAFLVAFLLGGLSYSYEVFIARDTMSFQGIPTAATQNASYTRIFRNRAYMVGYSDLKGNPLWVVYQLTLAKENAPHLKRPDGFHADWRNVGLITSSDYTNSGYDRGHMAPNHAISILYGKEAQYETFLMTNITPQKPSLNQKLWQQLEEKELEMFAPKFKALWIYTGPLFDAKVTRLKSSYFVEIPDAFYKMYVGIEEDGTLRALAFILPQNAKATDRLEKYAVSIDEVERRSGFDFLHELEDEIEEALEKKVDVKAWF encoded by the coding sequence ATGCGCGTGAAAAGATCGTTTGTTATTTCTGCTCTAACATTTTGCCTTAAATATCCCAAAGCATTTTTAGTAGCCTTCCTTTTAGGAGGGCTATCCTACTCATACGAAGTTTTCATCGCACGCGATACGATGAGCTTTCAAGGTATTCCTACTGCTGCGACGCAAAACGCATCCTACACACGTATTTTTCGTAACCGTGCATATATGGTCGGTTACTCTGATCTTAAAGGCAATCCTCTGTGGGTTGTGTATCAACTGACTCTTGCAAAAGAGAATGCACCTCACCTGAAACGTCCGGATGGTTTTCATGCAGATTGGCGCAATGTGGGGCTCATCACCAGCAGTGATTATACGAACAGTGGTTACGATAGAGGTCATATGGCGCCCAATCATGCTATCTCGATTCTGTATGGCAAAGAGGCGCAGTATGAGACCTTTTTGATGACCAATATTACGCCTCAAAAACCCTCTTTAAACCAAAAACTGTGGCAACAGTTAGAAGAGAAAGAATTAGAGATGTTTGCGCCAAAATTTAAAGCACTGTGGATCTATACAGGTCCTTTGTTTGATGCAAAGGTTACACGACTGAAAAGCTCGTATTTTGTGGAGATTCCCGATGCGTTTTATAAAATGTATGTGGGAATAGAAGAGGATGGTACGCTTAGAGCCTTAGCCTTTATTCTCCCTCAAAATGCGAAAGCGACGGATCGTTTAGAGAAGTATGCGGTGAGTATTGATGAAGTAGAGCGCCGTAGTGGGTTTGATTTTTTACATGAGCTTGAAGATGAAATTGAAGAAGCGCTTGAAAAAAAGGTAGACGTTAAAGCGTGGTTTTGA
- a CDS encoding bifunctional diguanylate cyclase/phosphodiesterase: MHKKPLFKNPFYMLVPIIVIASILLFLLLATMRLEKSIETKIFEISTSDVFSITHNSATYIETLLKESTHFSEDIKKNSFLQRKIEESLKTLLTPHIKYAYLLYRDNRGVFRFLSDASIHEEKAFIDQKLDVESPEWLQIYSTKAPLIIRHTLLQQLSISYLVPILNKGDVELILAIDFSIDKIEEINQIIHTIQNGILGVMSVIFAILIFVIIQTKRFSAVRRSAFIDKLTNVYNRNYLQKYEDFINLDDYILATLDIDYFKKVNDTYGHDVGDTILKQVASTILLTIRHKDDIVIRYGGEEFLILAKTRRDGHLIALNMIERIFYAIQENAFAISDEESIKITVSIGVNLVPHKSRTFQEAFKLADIALYNAKTKGRNTIEIYDENENTQNTCMSLNEIKAAIEEHRIECYYQKIVHTTTQELSHYEALLRIIDKNGNVILPDRILPTIKGTFILRNITKEVLSICYEELLRHPKVSISVNLNPHDVIDESILSILKNYALQENIAPRLGLEIIETEDITNREDAKNNLLMLKSLGYTIYIDDFGSGYSNFIYLAEIKTDYIKIDGAIIQKVLDDKISFLLVKNIVAFAKEAQIKVIAEYVSDASIYGMIQSLGIEYAQGLFFSTPSPLIDA; the protein is encoded by the coding sequence ATGCATAAGAAGCCTTTGTTTAAAAATCCTTTTTATATGCTCGTTCCTATTATCGTCATCGCCTCTATTTTGCTTTTTTTGCTCTTAGCAACGATGCGGCTTGAAAAAAGCATTGAAACTAAAATTTTTGAAATTTCGACCTCCGATGTTTTTTCTATTACCCATAACAGTGCAACCTATATCGAAACGCTTTTAAAAGAGAGTACCCATTTCTCTGAGGATATTAAAAAAAATAGTTTTCTTCAGCGCAAAATTGAAGAGAGTTTAAAAACACTCTTAACGCCGCATATCAAATACGCCTACCTTTTGTACCGAGATAACAGAGGTGTTTTTCGCTTTTTAAGCGATGCTTCCATTCATGAAGAAAAAGCCTTTATTGATCAAAAACTGGATGTCGAAAGCCCTGAATGGCTGCAAATTTATAGCACAAAAGCGCCACTTATCATTCGACATACCCTCTTGCAACAACTCTCGATCAGTTATTTGGTTCCCATCTTAAATAAAGGCGATGTCGAGCTGATTTTAGCGATTGATTTTTCCATCGATAAAATTGAAGAGATCAATCAAATTATTCATACCATCCAAAATGGTATTTTGGGTGTTATGAGCGTTATTTTTGCCATACTTATCTTTGTTATCATTCAAACCAAACGGTTTAGTGCCGTTAGAAGAAGTGCTTTTATCGATAAACTAACCAATGTTTACAATCGAAATTACCTTCAAAAATATGAAGATTTTATTAACCTTGACGATTACATCCTCGCAACACTCGACATTGACTATTTCAAAAAAGTCAATGACACCTACGGGCATGATGTCGGCGACACCATTTTAAAACAAGTCGCCAGTACCATTTTGCTGACCATCAGACATAAAGATGACATTGTCATACGCTATGGCGGCGAAGAGTTTTTAATCCTTGCCAAAACACGCAGAGATGGGCATTTGATTGCTCTTAATATGATTGAGCGCATTTTTTACGCTATCCAAGAAAATGCCTTTGCTATCTCAGACGAAGAGTCGATTAAAATCACCGTTTCCATCGGTGTTAACCTTGTCCCCCATAAATCACGAACCTTCCAAGAGGCTTTTAAACTAGCTGATATTGCACTCTATAATGCCAAAACAAAAGGTCGCAATACTATAGAAATTTACGATGAGAATGAAAATACGCAAAATACCTGTATGTCACTTAATGAGATTAAAGCAGCGATTGAAGAGCATCGTATCGAGTGCTACTATCAAAAAATTGTCCACACAACTACCCAAGAGCTTTCACACTACGAGGCACTGCTTCGTATCATCGATAAGAATGGAAACGTTATTTTGCCTGATCGCATTCTTCCGACTATTAAAGGCACCTTCATTTTACGCAATATCACCAAAGAGGTGCTGAGTATCTGTTACGAAGAGCTGCTACGCCATCCCAAGGTGAGCATTAGCGTCAATCTCAATCCGCATGATGTGATTGATGAGTCGATCCTTAGCATTTTAAAAAACTATGCACTGCAAGAAAATATTGCCCCAAGGCTTGGACTTGAGATCATCGAAACCGAAGATATTACCAACAGAGAAGATGCCAAAAACAATCTTTTGATGCTCAAATCGTTGGGCTATACGATTTACATCGATGATTTTGGTAGCGGCTACTCCAATTTCATCTATCTGGCAGAGATAAAAACTGATTATATTAAAATCGATGGGGCGATTATTCAGAAAGTTTTAGACGATAAAATCTCTTTTTTATTGGTCAAAAATATTGTTGCCTTTGCGAAGGAAGCACAGATTAAAGTGATTGCTGAGTATGTCAGCGATGCATCCATTTATGGGATGATTCAATCTTTGGGCATTGAGTATGCGCAAGGACTCTTTTTCTCAACGCCTAGCCCGTTAATAGACGCCTAA